A genomic segment from Lytechinus variegatus isolate NC3 chromosome 10, Lvar_3.0, whole genome shotgun sequence encodes:
- the LOC121422443 gene encoding guanine nucleotide-binding protein G(o) subunit alpha-like, with protein sequence MGTCVSLDQEQKRARHRSEEIDRNLVAMARQEENIVKILLLGAGESGKSTLVKQMKIIHSDGFTDYELMSFKPAVLDNLLNSMKYVLNGMGLLRIPLANSRNKSHAQAILQCHRCFDEHTVMKHDIATSLIALWNDAGIRQCVSRGHEYELNDSALYYFENIERLTSEKYKPDTQDVLRARVRTTGILETHFKIRGVIFRLYDVGGQRSERRKWIQCFDDVKALLFVAALSGYDMVLFEDPEVNRLQESLKLFESICNNCFFRQTTMILFLNKVDLFQYKILHTPRQLQHYFPDFQGPDYDIDAAAKYIQRRFQLCNRNPKKEVYPHFTTATDTSNMEVVFQVVTNTIVKDNLEAAALM encoded by the exons ATGGGGACTTGCGTGAGCTTAGACCAAGAGCAGAAGAGGGCTCGTCATCGCAGCGAGGAGATAGACCGCAACTTGGTAGCTATGGCTAGACAGGAAGAGAATATAGTCAAGATCCTCTTACTAG gtGCTGGGGAAAGTGGAAAGAGTACACTGGTGAAGCAAATGAAAATTATACACAGTGATGGTTTCACAGATTATGAACTCATGAGTTTCAAG CCTGCTGTCTTGGATAATCTACTGAATTCCATGAAGTATGTGCTCAACGGGATGGGCCTGTTACGAATACCTCTTGCCAACTCTAGAAATAAG TCCCATGCACAAGCAATCCTGCAGTGCCATAGATGTTTTGATGAACACACCGTAATGAAGCATGACATAGCGACTTCACTCATTGCCTTGTGGAACGATGCTGGAATACGTCAATGTGTTTCCAGAGGACATGAATATGAACTCAATGACTCTGCTCTCTA CTATTTTGAGAATATAGAGAGGCTGACATCTGAGAAATACAAACCAGATACTCAAGATGTCTTGAGAGCTCGAGTCAGAACAACAGGGATACTGGAAACACACTTCAAAATAAGGGGTGTCATATTCAG GTTATATGATGTCGGAGGTCAGAGGTCGGAGAGAAGGAAATGGATCCAGTGTTTTGACGATGTCAAGGCATTACTTTTTGTAGCTGCACTCAGTGGTTATGATATGGTTCTCTTTGAAGACCCAGAAGTG AATCGCTTGCAAGAGAGTCTGAAGCTGTTTGAATCCATCTGCAATAATTGTTTCTTCCGTCAAACAACAATGATTCTCTTTCTCAACAAAGTGGATTTGTTCCAGTACAAAATTCTACACACACCAAGGCAGCTTCAACATTACTTCCCAGACTTTCAAG gCCCTGACTATGACATTGATGCTGCAGCCAAGTACATCCAAAGACGCTTCCAGCTGTGCAACCGCAACCCCAAGAAGGAAGTGTACCCCCATTTCACCACAGCAACGGACACTAGCAACATGGAGGTGGTCTTTCAGGTAGTGACAAACACGATCGTCAAAGACAATCTTGAGGCTGCTGCCCTCATGTGA